TTGGCCTTAAGCATATTCTCGTAATGGTTGTCGGCAGGAAGGTTCTCGCCCAATAGGAAATAAAGAGTACAATCGAGCTTACGGCGAGCCACCTCAGCAGAGTTGAGTAACTTTAATGTGCCGGCAGCTGCATTCCGTGGGTTGGCAAAGGGTGTTTCACCAATATCCTCGCGTTCACGGTTAATTTCTTCAAAAACATTTCGGGGCATAAATATTTCGCCCCTTATTTCGAACTCCTCGGGGAAATCGGCCCCATGTAACTCAAGGGGAATGGTTCTAATGGTTCGAACATTAACGGTAACATCGTCGCCCATAGTTCCATCGCCACGAGTTACGGCCTGAACTAATCGCCCATTCTTATAGGTAAGACCAATGGCAACCCCATCGAACTTTAGTTCGCAAACGTACTGAAAAGGTTCCGGTAATGCCTTACGGATACGGTTATCGAAATCAGTCAGTTCAGAGTATGAATATGCGTTGGCCAATGATAGCATTGGATATTTGTGCCTTACCTGAACGAACTCCTGCGAGATATCGCTACCCACCCTACGCGATGGAGAATTGGGATCGTCAAATTCAGGGAATTGCTTTTCTAAATCAATTAGTTCGCGCAGGAGCTGATCGTAATCGTAATCGCTAATTTCAGGCTGCGCCTTCACATAGTAAAGGTAATTATGCCTATTCAATTCATTTCGCAAAAATCTGATTCGCTCCAAAGCCCTTTGACTATCCATTTTTAAATAGTTTATGAATTCAAATTTAGGCTGAAAATTGATTGAATGAACTAGGACAGTATCTGAGTTATTAACAAAATTGATTTATGCAAAAAAACTTTGGACTAGACATCCTTTATCCTTTATCCTTTATCCTTTATCCTTTATCCATTACCCTTTACCCTTTCAATATCCCCTTGCAATAGATTAACTAAATGTCGTATTTTTATGGAAAAGCAAATTAGGGCAGATGAAAAACAATGATTTGAATTTCAAGGCATTCGAATTATCCAAGAGTTCGTTATTGAAGAGCATACAGGAACTTCAACCTGACAGTAAGGCCAATCAGGTTGTTGAGGCTCTTGATATGGCAAAATCGATTTATGAAAAACATGGAGAGTGGACCGATTCTATTGCTACACATCTTGTTAACGTTGCCCAAATCTGCTTGAATGAAATTGGACTTGGTACTACTAGCTCAATTGCCGCGTTGTTACACGAAACTATTGAACGCAAATGGTTAACCCCGGTTGAGATTGAGAAAAAGTTTGGAAAAGCAGTTGCCTCAATAGTGTTGAATTTTACTCAAATTTCAGGGCTCGACCCAAAAGATCCAAAAACACAAGCAGAGCTTTTCAGACAAATGCTAATCAGCCTATCGTCCGATGCACGGGTGATACTGATAAAATTAGCCGACAGGCTCGATACCATGCGAAGCCTTAGCAAGGAGCAGCCCGATGTCAGGCTAAAACGTTCATGGGAAACATTTCATCTCTATGCCCCACTTGCACACCGCCTTGGCTTATACAGGCTAAAGTCCGAAATGGAGGATTTAGCCATGAAGCACATCTACCCCAAGGAGTACAAGTACATTATAAAAAGATTACAAGAAACCACAGCCAGTCGGAACAGATTCCTACAAAGCTTTATGGCTCCTATTGAGGAAGAGCTCAGAAGGAGGGGGTTTACATTCACCATAAAGGGAAGAACCAAATCCATATACTCCATTTTCAGAAAGATGCAAAATCAGGAGGTTGATTTTGATGAGGTTCACGACATTTTTGCCATCAGGATTATACTTGATACCAAACCCGAGAACGAAAAATCCGATTGCTGGCAGGTTTACTCCATTATTACCGATAAGTACACACCCAATACGGAACGCTTGCGCGATTGGATTTCGGTTCCTAAAAGTAATGGTTACGAAAGCCTTCATATCACAGTACTTGGACCCGAAAACAAGTGGATAGAGGTTCAAATCCGTACTGTGCGAATGGACGAAATAGCCGAAAAAGGTCTTGCGGCACACTGGAAATATAAAGGAATAAGGCAGGAACAGGGAATTGACGAATGGGTTGCCCGCGTTAGGGAAATACTGGAATCGCCCGATACTTC
This window of the Tenuifilum sp. 4138str genome carries:
- a CDS encoding RelA/SpoT family protein, which codes for MKNNDLNFKAFELSKSSLLKSIQELQPDSKANQVVEALDMAKSIYEKHGEWTDSIATHLVNVAQICLNEIGLGTTSSIAALLHETIERKWLTPVEIEKKFGKAVASIVLNFTQISGLDPKDPKTQAELFRQMLISLSSDARVILIKLADRLDTMRSLSKEQPDVRLKRSWETFHLYAPLAHRLGLYRLKSEMEDLAMKHIYPKEYKYIIKRLQETTASRNRFLQSFMAPIEEELRRRGFTFTIKGRTKSIYSIFRKMQNQEVDFDEVHDIFAIRIILDTKPENEKSDCWQVYSIITDKYTPNTERLRDWISVPKSNGYESLHITVLGPENKWIEVQIRTVRMDEIAEKGLAAHWKYKGIRQEQGIDEWVARVREILESPDTSPEDKVEQFQMNLTSSDIYVFTPKGDIRKLPAKSTVLDFAFDIHTEVGSQCIGAIVNGKNTTIKQELQNGDVVEILTSKRQKPKKDWLTFVITSKAKSRIKQQLRDIENSEIQEGKEILLRRLKNWKIDDVDEALRKVNKHLKLKKPTDIFILIAQGKVDLTAIKTLLTAEEEKPAVKEDIPKPEAEKAEVKESSDYLVIDEKLVNIEYKLAKCCNPIFGDDIFGFVTVNEGIKIHRTSCPNAGQLNQRWPYRVVKARWKGSSKAGAFQTTIKVTGTDEIGILNRISEVISKDLRVNMRNLNVSSRDGLFEAQIQLYVEDTKHLEMLLYRLGRVQGVHKAIRMK